The Hemibagrus wyckioides isolate EC202008001 linkage group LG25, SWU_Hwy_1.0, whole genome shotgun sequence genome has a segment encoding these proteins:
- the igfbp3 gene encoding insulin-like growth factor-binding protein 3 isoform X1 encodes MKPLFRSVRLSSMALWLTALFAALARTVHAAGPVVRCEPCDASALGQCKPLPRDCAERVREPGCGCCLTCALHEGQACGVYTGRCGSGLRCQHRPGESKPLLALLEGRGVCTKARDRNLPSRVDHPVEEPVEEHLHTTTIATVLKRTEVAHDTATGSGVGEGSHRTAELEPKGPLLNTKLGMIQMEEFKQSQNYKVEPVTNGVHSDIHNFSLESKRETEYGPCRREIDSIMKSYQISSVINPRVIRLPNCDRKGFYKKKQCRPSKGHKRGHCWCVDKYGQALPLPLPDKDNIKGQCYNLEKK; translated from the exons ATGAAGCCCTTATTCCGCTCTGTTCGGCTAAGCTCGATGGCGCTCTGGCTGACGGCGCTGTTTGCGGCTCTTGCCCGCACGGTGCATGCTGCGGGGCCCGTGGTGCGCTGTGAGCCGTGTGACGCCAGTGCGCTCGGCCAGTGCAAACCGCTGCCACGTGACTGCGCTGAGCGGGTGCGCGAGCCGGGCTGCGGCTGCTGTCTGACGTGTGCGCTGCATGAGGGCCAGGCGTGCGGCGTGTACACGGGACGCTGCGGCTCCGGACTGCGGTGTCAACACCGGCCCGGTGAGAGCAAGCCCCTGCTGGCGCTGCTGGAGGGAAGGGGTGTGTGCACCAAAGCCAGGGACAGAAATCTCCCATCGAGAGTCG ATCACCCTGTTGAGGAACCTGTAGAGGAACATCTGCACACCACTACCATTGCAACGGTCCTCAAGCGCACTGAGGTGGCGCATGACACAGCGACAGGTTCGGGGGTTGGAGAGGGTTCGCACAGAACAGCTGAGCTGGAGCCTAAAGGGCCTCTGCTCAACACTAAGCTTGGCATGATCCAGATGGAGGAGTTTAAGCAAAGCCAGAACTACAAAGTGGAGCCAGTGACCAATGGAGTTCACTCTGATATCCACAATTTCAGCCTGGAATCCAAAAGAGAGACTGAGTAT ggCCCATGTCGCCGAGAGATAGACAGCATTATGAAGAGTTATCAGATATCCAGCGTGATAAACCCTCGAGTTATTCGCCTTCCAAACTGTGACAGGAAGGGCTTCTACAAGAAGAAACAG TGTCGTCCATCCAAAGGCCATAAACGCGGTCACTGTTGGTGTGTGGACAAATATGGACAGGCTTTGCCTCTGCCTCTGCCAGACAAAGACAATATCAAAGGCCAGTGTTACAACCtggaaaagaaatga
- the igfbp3 gene encoding insulin-like growth factor-binding protein 3 isoform X2 — MKPLFRSVRLSSMALWLTALFAALARTVHAAGPVVRCEPCDASALGQCKPLPRDCAERVREPGCGCCLTCALHEGQACGVYTGRCGSGLRCQHRPGESKPLLALLEGRGVCTKARDRNLPSRVDHPVEEPVEEHLHTTTIATVLKRTEVAHDTATGSGVGEGSHRTAELEPKGPLLNTKLGMIQMEEFKQSQNYKVEPVTNGVHSDIHNFSLESKRETEYGPCRREIDSIMKSYQISSVINPRVIRLPNCDRKGFYKKKQGMGGGGSSG; from the exons ATGAAGCCCTTATTCCGCTCTGTTCGGCTAAGCTCGATGGCGCTCTGGCTGACGGCGCTGTTTGCGGCTCTTGCCCGCACGGTGCATGCTGCGGGGCCCGTGGTGCGCTGTGAGCCGTGTGACGCCAGTGCGCTCGGCCAGTGCAAACCGCTGCCACGTGACTGCGCTGAGCGGGTGCGCGAGCCGGGCTGCGGCTGCTGTCTGACGTGTGCGCTGCATGAGGGCCAGGCGTGCGGCGTGTACACGGGACGCTGCGGCTCCGGACTGCGGTGTCAACACCGGCCCGGTGAGAGCAAGCCCCTGCTGGCGCTGCTGGAGGGAAGGGGTGTGTGCACCAAAGCCAGGGACAGAAATCTCCCATCGAGAGTCG ATCACCCTGTTGAGGAACCTGTAGAGGAACATCTGCACACCACTACCATTGCAACGGTCCTCAAGCGCACTGAGGTGGCGCATGACACAGCGACAGGTTCGGGGGTTGGAGAGGGTTCGCACAGAACAGCTGAGCTGGAGCCTAAAGGGCCTCTGCTCAACACTAAGCTTGGCATGATCCAGATGGAGGAGTTTAAGCAAAGCCAGAACTACAAAGTGGAGCCAGTGACCAATGGAGTTCACTCTGATATCCACAATTTCAGCCTGGAATCCAAAAGAGAGACTGAGTAT ggCCCATGTCGCCGAGAGATAGACAGCATTATGAAGAGTTATCAGATATCCAGCGTGATAAACCCTCGAGTTATTCGCCTTCCAAACTGTGACAGGAAGGGCTTCTACAAGAAGAAACAG GGTatgggcggtggtggctcaagtggttaa
- the igfbp1a gene encoding insulin-like growth factor-binding protein 1a, whose product MSGVLLKLFHAVVLGVVLLAPQLRASPLLEPIRCAQCTAERVAECPPVDAGCAEVLREPGCGCCLACALKRGDLCGIYTAPCGSGLRCLPTPGELRPLHALTRGQAVCTEIVEDVQSRTHHSPDQHESEGDGRSEASAGPEAASPIVLSVHKPYDPWLLSGAQESMKSKVNTYRRKLVEQGPCHLELQRALEKIARSQQKLEEKLTKFYLPNCDKQGLYKAKQCESSLDGQRGKCWCVTSWNGKKIVGSSELPTDAECPQELNH is encoded by the exons ATGAGCGGAGTCCTTCTGAAGTTGTTCCACGCGGTGGTACTTGGCGTGGTCCTCTTGGCGCCACAGCTCCGCGCTTCTCCGCTCCTGGAGCCGATCCGGTGCGCGCAGTGCACCGCAGAGCGCGTGGCTGAGTGTCCGCCAGTGGATGCTGGTTGTGCAGAGGTGCTGCGGGAGCCGGGATGTGGCTGCTGTCTGGCGTGCGCGCTTAAGCGCGGGGATCTGTGCGGCATCTATACGGCGCCGTGCGGCTCGGGGCTGCGCTGCTTGCCCACACCTGGAGAACTGCGGCCGCTGCATGCCCTCACAAGGGGCCAAGCCGTGTGCACTGAGATCGTGGAGGACGTGCAGAGCCGCACGCACCATTCGCCAG ATCAGCACGAGTCGGAGGGTGATGGTCGGAGCGAGGCTTCTGCTGGTCCCGAAGCCGCCTCACCGATCGTCCTGTCGGTCCACAAGCCCTACGACCCGTGGCTCCTCAGCGGCGCACAGGAGAGCATGAAGTCCAAAGTGAACACCTACCGGAGGAAACTTGTAGAGCAG GGCCCCTGTCATCTGGAGTTGCAGAGAGCTCTTGAGAAGATTGCTCGATCCCAACAGAAGCTGGAAGAGAAGCTGACCAAGTTCTACCTGCCAAACTGTGATAAACAAGGCCTGTACAAAGCCAAACAG TGTGAATCGTCTCTGGATGGCCAGAGGGGGAAGTGCTGGTGTGTGACATCGTGGAATGGAAAAAAGATTGTGGGATCGAGTGAACTACCCACAGATGCTGAGTGCCCTCAGGAgctcaatcactga